Part of the Nostoc sp. ATCC 53789 genome, TTACTCCAACCTAACAAGACGGCGATTTTCTCATGCTCATCTTGCTCATTAGCAGGAGCAACTATATTAGCGTGATTTTTTTGCCGATCCCAAATCACTGCACTATCAGTAGAATCGCCTGTGTTAAATATCCCTTCAAACTTGCGTGCTAAAAAGCGATCGCCTTTTTCCGACCAGCTAACCGGAACTAATACCCCAATTTGACCGTTTGGATTAGCCTCTTCTGCCGAAGAACCCTTTAGAGCTTTTACTTTTAATAAAGGATCGCTAACAGGAGTAGTTGAAGCCATTACCCACAACTTCTTCGTGTGCATATCTTGGACAAACAGAACGCTAGTAACACGGCTGTTGTACATTTCGGGTTTTACTTCTAGTTGCACGCGACTATAAACAGCATATTTACCATCTGGAGAAACGACGGGTACGCTACGGTAGTGACGAACTCCAGAACCACCGTTAGAACCAATTGCTTCTTGAGTCGCTGTAATCCATTTCCAAGGAATAGGATGAGGACTACCTATGGGATCTATTTGTTCTGCTTGGGACTCATCACGTGGTTCAGAAACGGGTATTTCTGTTGTTGTGGTTGGTTGTGACTCTCTAAGAATTGGCGCTACTTGAGTTGCTGTCAATGATTTAGTAAAAGACTTTTCTCTAGAGAGAGATTTTTCTTGTCCTTTCAAAGACTTGATATTAGCAGCTTTGAGTTTTTGTACTAGATTAAGCTGACTAACAGGAACATCTGTTAATGGTGCAAGTTCAACTGCTGCCAAAGTATCAGGAACAGTTAAATCGTTGTTTAACCCATAACTATCTACTTGAGCAAAAAACTCAATTTTATCTGATGGTAATACTTGCGGTTCCTGGACAGCAGGACTTTGTGTGGGTACAGAGTCAAATTTTTCTGTTAAAGAATAGATTTGATCTGTTTTCGATATTTCAGCTATCTCAGGTTCCCCAACTACAGCTATTTCCTTTGATACAGAGTCAGAATCTCCAGCCTTCGAAGTTAGTTTAGCTACTTCGGATTTTGCAGGGAACGAGTGAGCCGATGCCCCTAGCAAGGGTGCGATCAGTATCACAACGACAACGTAATTGAGAAATGGTTGCGCGCGGAACCATCCTGACAGCAAAAGGGGTTTAAGCATTTGTAGACTCTCTAGAGGGGCGGTTGCTATGTGAGAAGCAATACCTATGCAGCAATGGGGCAGGCAGTAATTATATGTATAACAAGAAACTAAAAACTTTGACGAGATATTTCCTTCAAAGTTTGCTGAGTTTTACAAAAATTAAGTATCATTGTCTACACCTTTTCTTACTCAGGTACTGAATGTTTTTTTGCAAAAGTATGCAAGTATAGTAAATATGCTGAGAACTCAGTAATTACTACACGATCTATAGTCCTGCTGTTGATATACTTGACAATACCAAAAGAGATATTAGTCAAGGCGTATTCAAGTTATAGTTGAGACGATAACGCTGGCAACAAAAAATGATATAACTTAAGCTATTGGGGATCGTACTAGTTGTAGCTAGTACACAATCAACAAGTCAGGTTACACACTAAATATAACAGCGCAACCCCTCATAATGGTAAAGTTGAGGTGTTATGTGAAAAGCTGGGAAAGCAGACGCATAATAAATCATACTCAGAAAATACTGCTGTCAGCAACCCAAATTTATAAATTGCAATCTCAACTACAAAATAGCTAGAAGAAGCAATAGTTTTTTACAAACCCAACTGCCTTTAATGCCAATTCGGGGTAAACGTTCGGGAACACAACAAAACTAACTTGGTAGATGCTCTAGCGGCTCGTGACGAGACACCACTAAACGATGAGGGTTTCCTAAAGGCAATGCAGCTTATACTAGCTGTTACACTTGTCAAGTTAACTATGTAAGTTAATCAAACAGCCTTTTGGTTTCACTCGATACGAAAATATTGTACCACCAAACAGCCGATATTATTTACCATTAACTAATGACTTACGATTAACAAATAATTATTAATGAAAATTGTATTTTTTGGTACACCACAGTTTGCTGTACCCACGTTGGAAAAGTTATTGAATCATTCAAAATTTGACGTGTTGGCAGTTGTCACTCAACCAGATAAACGCCGGGAACGGGGAAATAAACTTACTCCTTCACCTGTCAAGGCGATCGCCACTGCCCACAATTTACCAGTATGGCAACCAGAAAAAGTAAAAAAAGATACTGAAACTTTAACCAAGCTCAAAGAATTAGACGCAGATGTGTTTGTTGTTGTCGCTTATGGGCAGATTTTATCGTCAAAAATCTTAAAGATGCCAAAGTTAGGCTGCATTAATGTGCATGGCTCGATTTTACCTAAATATCGGGGTGCAGCGCCGATTCAATGGTGTTTGTATAATGGTGAGAAGGAAACGGGGATCACAACCATGTTAATGGATGTGGGGATGGATACCGGGCCAATGCTAGAAATAGCCACTACACTCATTGGATTACTGGATAATACTCAAGATTTAGCCGAAAGACTAGCTGCGATCGGTGGGGATTTGTTAGTGGAAACTCTGTTGAAGTTGGAACGCCAGGAAATTCAACCAATACCCCAAGATAATTTGTCAGCTACTTATGCACCTCTGATTCAAAAAGAAGATTATGGTTTGGATTGGTCAAAAAGCGCGATCCAATTACACAATCAAATTAGAGGCTTTTACCCCAACTGCACGGCTACCTTTCGTAATAACTTGTTGAAAATTACCGCTTCGGCTCCCCTTGGTTTTGTAGGCGATCGCATCCCACCAGAACTACAAGAATTAATTTCTAAATTGCCTGATTTGTCAAATGTATCAGACAAACCGGGAGTTGTAGTGAACATTACCAAAGGCATTGGAGCGATCGTCCAAACTGGGGAAGGTTTGTTGCTGTTGCGAGAGGTTCAGCTAGCTGGGAAACGTCCCCAGTCAGGATGGGATTTTGTTAATGGTACCCGCTTAACTGTGGGAGAAGTTTTTGGTGCGGGTAGTTGAGGGAAAATAACTCCTAACTCCTTATACAGACGCGATTAATCGCGTCTCTCTTAGCTCTTAACTTCTAACTTTTCATAAAAGCGGCAAGATTCGCAAGGGCCATCTGGGTTGACTGCACAGCGAATGAGTTCTGAATGAGCATTGTAAGAGCAGGTAGCATCGCCAACTACCCAGCGTCCACCTACCAAACTTTTTTCAGATGGTCGTTTAGCCGACTGCACGTAAATAGCAATATTATGTAAGCGGTAGCGTCCAGCTTTGAGTTGGTATTTATGGCGGCGTTCTAAAACCGCATAAGTTTTACCTTCAAAATCGAGATAATTTCCGGGTTGGGGTGTCCAATCAAGTTGCACTTTACCGAGTGACTCACGCGGGTGCGTCAGAATCACCTCGGTTTGTAAAGAGTCTGGCTCCATAAGCTTATGTGATTTGATTTACATTAAAAGAATGGTATGGCATAGCTTTCTTTAGCTTACCGAATTTAGATTACG contains:
- a CDS encoding DUF6464 family protein; this encodes MEPDSLQTEVILTHPRESLGKVQLDWTPQPGNYLDFEGKTYAVLERRHKYQLKAGRYRLHNIAIYVQSAKRPSEKSLVGGRWVVGDATCSYNAHSELIRCAVNPDGPCESCRFYEKLEVKS
- the fmt gene encoding methionyl-tRNA formyltransferase → MKIVFFGTPQFAVPTLEKLLNHSKFDVLAVVTQPDKRRERGNKLTPSPVKAIATAHNLPVWQPEKVKKDTETLTKLKELDADVFVVVAYGQILSSKILKMPKLGCINVHGSILPKYRGAAPIQWCLYNGEKETGITTMLMDVGMDTGPMLEIATTLIGLLDNTQDLAERLAAIGGDLLVETLLKLERQEIQPIPQDNLSATYAPLIQKEDYGLDWSKSAIQLHNQIRGFYPNCTATFRNNLLKITASAPLGFVGDRIPPELQELISKLPDLSNVSDKPGVVVNITKGIGAIVQTGEGLLLLREVQLAGKRPQSGWDFVNGTRLTVGEVFGAGS